A single genomic interval of Armigeres subalbatus isolate Guangzhou_Male chromosome 1, GZ_Asu_2, whole genome shotgun sequence harbors:
- the LOC134212426 gene encoding uncharacterized protein LOC134212426, whose translation MAQSAGKYVRAPSMEEEEISSAELLNQLAVERSMRASLASELEQSRKEIEELRASRSGRDTSSCPDNHNMDFELRAGCSSTRHMGFSANTNHSFEESRFLCSMNQLSVASINLPECRATDGEQIHRQTFEQWKDLLVDSLKLAGIEDETTMYTVFKVKAGPRLLEIFRNTSSDVGAPNPDSEPFSNALHRLKSYFGSGSDIMLLRRRLALMVQKHDESDLNFIARVGSTARLCQFEEDKEFEEVVATVAEHARSREVRTTALKMLSRKGSFTELVDKVRELEAIQLNEEYVMQKHGKRSDQPALIAPVRSWESNRSTRGNKTNRGYPSRRGGWYTPRGRQASSGVQNQPQGRERCWRCFSVYHSANICTAKDKVCNRCGSIGHIRRACVFGGPKRTAQEMETTPAKIAAVEKVEEVKVDEGMETNHNQELVWTSPHLQHATRFDVVQSDQVSVSSDLPETGESLLAGSSEFNIVKSETTCNEFNAKSIRFVSIGNFGVT comes from the exons ATGGCACAGTCGGCAG GAAAGTATGTACGTGCTCCGAGCATGGAGGAAGAAGAAATTTCATCGGCAGAGTTGTTGAATCAGCTGGCAGTAGAGCGTTCAATGAGAGCGTCTCTGGCAAGTGAACTGGAACAGTCTCGTAAGGAAATCGAAGAATTACGAGCTAGTCGTTCAGGGAGAGATACATCAAGTTGTCCAGATAACCACAATATGGATTTTGAACTCCGAGCAGGATGCAGCAGCACTCGGCACATGGGGTTTTCGGCCAATACAAACCACAGTTTTGAGGAATCTCGATTTTTGTGCTCCATGAACCAGTTATCAGTGGCATCGATCAATCTCCCGGAGTGCAGAGCAACTGACGGCGAACAAATACATCGGCAAACTTTCGAGCAGTGGAAAGATTTGCTGGTCGATTCACTGAAACTGGCGGGCATTGAAGACGAAACTACGATGTACACGGTTTTCAAGGTCAAGGCCGGACCTCGTTTGTTGGAAATTTTTAGGAATACAAGTTCTGATGTTGGCGCACCGAATCCGGATTCTGAACCATTCTCTAATGCATTGCATCGCCTGAAGTCGTACTTTGGCTCTGGGTCGGATATCATGCTTTTGAGGCGCCGACTGGCGCTGATGGTGCAGAAACATGATGAATCTGACTTGAACTTCATCGCAAGAGTTGGATCAACAGCACGCTTATGTCAATTCGAAGAAGATAAGGAGTTCGAAGAAGTAGTTGCCACAGTTGCCGAACACGCCAGGAGTCGAGAAGTAAGGACAACTGCTTTAAAAATGCTCAGCCGTAAGGGTAGTTTTACTGAATTGGTCGATAAGGTACGTGAACTAGAGGCAATACAACTGAACGAAGAGTATGTAATGCAAAAACACGGAAAACGTTCTGATCAACCAGCTTTGATTGCTCCAGTGAGATCCTGGGAGTCAAATCGCTCTACTCGCGGAAACAAGACAAATCGTGGATATCCGTCTCGGCGAGGCGGTTGGTATACTCCTAGAGGCAGACAGGCTTCGTCAGGCGTTCAGAATCAACCACAGGGTAGAGAAAGGTGTTGGCGTTGCTTCAGCGTTTACCATTCGGCGAACATTTGCACAGCGAAAGATAAAGTATGCAACAGGTGTGGATCTATTGGTCACATCCGGCGGGCATGTGTGTTCGGAGGACCTAAACGCACGGCTCAAGAAATGGAAACGACTCCAGCCAAGATTGCGGCAGTTGAGAAAGTTGAGGAGGTCAAGGTCGATGAAGGCATG GAAACGAATCACAATCAGGAGTTGGTTTGGACCAGTCCTCATCTCCAACACGCGACTAGGTTTGATGTGGTTCAATCAGATCAGGTATCAGTCTCATCCGATCTGCCAGAGACAGGCGAGTCGCTTCTTGCTGGGTCATCTGAATTCAATATCGTGAAATCTGAAACGACTTGTAATGAGTTTAATGCTAAAAGTATTAGATTTGTAAGTATTGGTAATTTTGGAGTTACGTAA